From one Nonomuraea polychroma genomic stretch:
- a CDS encoding LacI family DNA-binding transcriptional regulator, which translates to MAHRPSSGARRPPRLVDVAEAAGVSLATASRAMTGSTGVSPQVAAHVQAVASQVGYVPNSHARALAGGQASMVGLIVHDVGDPYFGEIARGVLRETESLGYLALISQTQRDPGAELGRIRALRAHRVTKIVMAGSGYIEAATEVDIAAEVRSYTAAGGRVAVIGRHHLPVDAVLPDNAGGGVTLMRHLLDLGHRRLGVLGGPANLTTVEDRLAGLRTAFDVAGLDWRSVPVVHGDFTREGGAAATERLMRARPDLTAVVALNDPMAVGALSWLLNHGRRVPEEISVAGFDDVPVARDVYPALTTIRLPMVGMGKQALELVLKPPASRPRRRRTPHELVVRASTAPPPP; encoded by the coding sequence ATGGCACATCGGCCCTCCTCGGGTGCCCGCCGCCCGCCCCGCCTCGTAGACGTCGCCGAAGCCGCGGGAGTCTCACTGGCCACCGCCTCGCGTGCCATGACGGGCAGCACGGGGGTCAGCCCACAGGTCGCGGCCCACGTGCAGGCGGTCGCCTCCCAAGTGGGATACGTGCCCAACAGCCACGCGCGGGCGCTGGCCGGCGGGCAGGCCTCCATGGTCGGGCTGATCGTGCACGACGTCGGGGACCCCTACTTCGGCGAGATCGCCAGGGGCGTGCTGCGCGAGACCGAGAGCCTCGGTTACCTGGCGCTGATCAGCCAGACCCAGCGCGACCCCGGTGCTGAGCTGGGCAGGATCCGGGCGCTGCGGGCCCACCGGGTGACGAAGATCGTCATGGCGGGCTCCGGCTACATCGAGGCGGCGACGGAGGTCGACATCGCCGCCGAGGTGCGCTCGTACACGGCGGCGGGCGGCCGGGTGGCCGTGATCGGCCGGCATCACCTGCCGGTGGACGCGGTGCTGCCGGACAACGCGGGCGGCGGCGTCACGCTTATGCGGCACCTGCTCGACCTGGGCCACCGCCGGCTCGGCGTGCTGGGCGGCCCCGCCAATCTGACCACGGTGGAGGACCGGCTGGCGGGCCTGCGCACGGCGTTCGACGTGGCCGGGCTGGACTGGCGCTCGGTGCCCGTCGTGCACGGGGACTTCACCCGGGAAGGCGGCGCGGCGGCGACCGAGCGGCTGATGCGGGCGCGTCCCGATCTGACGGCGGTGGTGGCGCTGAACGATCCGATGGCGGTGGGCGCACTGTCGTGGCTGCTCAACCACGGGCGCAGGGTGCCGGAGGAGATCTCGGTGGCCGGGTTCGACGACGTGCCGGTGGCGCGCGACGTCTACCCCGCGCTCACGACGATCAGGCTGCCCATGGTCGGCATGGGCAAGCAGGCGCTGGAGCTGGTGCTCAAGCCGCCCGCCTCCCGCCCGCGCCGCCGCCGCACCCCCCACGAGCTGGTCGTCCGAGCCTCCACCGCCCCGCCCCCGCCCTGA
- a CDS encoding leucine-rich repeat domain-containing protein — MRAPDAGLTAFPQIPDDVRLIDLAWNAIAEVPERVAGLAALEELRLDGNGLRRLPDLSRLTALRTLHLDGNELTTFPACPPQLETLFLYGNRIGALPDRLPPALRHLAIGGNDLTEVPGSLWKLAGLESLNLAENALTEIPSAIGGLTRLRMLDLGHNRLTEIPPELGDLPLSDYLYLSDNLFTQVPESIGRLDRLAYLNLTDNRLTRLPDAIGGMTSLMELRLYNNRLEELPAPMAGLARLRELHLQGNRLTRLPASIHRLGELRVLDLRNNRLRELPDTMPPRLTHLDLRNNRLRELPESLSDLPALEKLDLRWNKLDGDPEVLRRLAARGCVILR; from the coding sequence ATGCGCGCGCCCGATGCCGGACTGACCGCCTTCCCGCAGATCCCCGACGACGTCCGGCTGATCGACCTGGCCTGGAACGCGATCGCCGAGGTCCCCGAGCGGGTGGCGGGGCTGGCCGCGCTGGAGGAGCTGCGGCTCGACGGCAACGGCCTGCGCCGGCTGCCGGACCTCTCCCGGCTCACCGCCCTGCGCACGCTGCACCTCGACGGCAACGAGCTGACGACCTTCCCGGCCTGCCCGCCGCAGTTGGAGACACTCTTCCTGTACGGCAACCGCATCGGCGCCCTGCCCGATCGGCTGCCCCCGGCACTCCGCCACCTGGCGATCGGCGGGAACGACCTGACCGAGGTGCCCGGCTCCCTCTGGAAACTGGCCGGACTCGAATCGCTCAACCTGGCCGAGAACGCGCTCACCGAGATCCCCTCGGCCATCGGCGGCCTGACCCGCCTCCGCATGCTCGACCTGGGCCACAACCGGCTCACCGAGATCCCGCCCGAGCTCGGCGACCTGCCCCTCAGCGACTACCTCTACCTCAGCGACAACCTGTTCACGCAGGTGCCCGAATCGATCGGACGGCTGGACCGGCTCGCCTACCTCAACCTGACCGACAACCGGCTCACCCGCCTCCCCGACGCGATCGGCGGCATGACCTCGCTGATGGAGCTGCGGCTCTACAACAACCGGCTGGAGGAGCTCCCCGCCCCGATGGCCGGCCTGGCCCGGCTTCGGGAGCTGCACCTGCAGGGCAACCGCCTGACCCGGCTGCCCGCCTCCATCCACCGGCTCGGCGAGCTGCGCGTGCTGGACCTGCGCAACAACCGCCTGCGCGAGCTTCCGGACACGATGCCACCCCGGCTCACCCACCTCGACCTGCGGAACAACAGGCTGCGCGAGCTGCCCGAGTCCCTGTCCGACCTGCCCGCGCTGGAGAAGCTCGACCTGCGGTGGAACAAGCTCGACGGCGATCCCGAGGTGCTGCGGCGACTGGCCGCCCGGGGTTGCGTGATCTTGCGCTGA
- a CDS encoding SMI1/KNR4 family protein, translated as MNQIFEDSEYYTGPALDAKLIGQAEQSLGFQLPRSYVKVLSQRNGGVPRNRCFPTDFPTSWAPDHIEIEAIRGIGGEWGIDSSSGLGSPDMIAEWGYPEIGIVICVMPSGGHDAIMLDYSEVGPGGEPSVAYIDEDRVPRRIASSFQEFLERMKPCEYFT; from the coding sequence ATGAATCAAATCTTTGAAGATAGTGAATATTATACTGGGCCGGCACTGGATGCTAAACTAATCGGCCAAGCCGAACAATCCCTGGGCTTTCAGCTGCCTCGGTCATACGTCAAGGTGCTATCTCAACGAAACGGCGGAGTACCTCGAAATCGTTGTTTTCCCACCGATTTCCCGACCTCCTGGGCGCCCGACCATATCGAAATTGAAGCGATCCGAGGCATAGGAGGAGAGTGGGGAATAGATTCATCATCAGGTCTAGGAAGTCCGGACATGATCGCTGAATGGGGGTATCCCGAGATAGGCATTGTTATCTGTGTCATGCCCTCAGGGGGCCACGACGCTATAATGCTAGATTACTCCGAGGTGGGGCCTGGGGGTGAACCTTCAGTCGCATACATCGATGAAGATCGCGTACCTAGGCGAATCGCAAGCTCCTTTCAGGAATTCCTGGAGCGAATGAAACCCTGCGAATATTTCACTTAA
- a CDS encoding RHS repeat-associated core domain-containing protein, whose protein sequence is MRGRRLRMRFVVFIVGLAAMVLLSSVGVPDQLIQSAAAAAPNPEQSVDARPVPAKEVAKGAEESVPKVTRRKPVWPKPGKAEVSVPEPGKLADAGTLPVQVGQVQGAKLEKVTVETLAPETAQKLGGVGVAARLARADDGTGPGKVRAAFSYAGFRDAFGGQFVSRLQVVRLPACVLQQPRPRSCVVRPTVVPSVNDLKTGTLTAQVEAAPANAGQATVKTPALGKDRKADAVKASDTMLAAQLAEGSVYLLAGNLTGPDGNWGATDLKPSGTWQAGTSGGGFDYDVPLPEPPSPAGNGPDLSLQYSASSVDGQGSWTNNQSGVVGVGWDLSAGFIERRYRRCTVWTYYDDNTAELVWIAEENKAGRAYCWESPDQTDEDSSTNDLTQSELVLSAGGRSAQIIKDRTSGAWKTVPDFGWKIEQVAGGADGNAYWKITDREGQVWRFGYTKAAQWQVPYVGDENGEPCFDRYWNNSIPPTCTGVWRWNLDQEVDRNENVIDYSYTRETNHFCLPSCVDEVYETLPYDRGGFLASVSWGHNSQVASSTPTARTTFTTVARDGDDVPTDLRCDQVAGCANDAIAFFSTRKLTTIGTESRNPTSGVWDPVDRLDFTHTWVYQRTDQGLPFDSAMWLDTVQQTGQAASPNVVLPPLDFDAVMLAGKMDYINNSDWPDQLSWRMVPRISAIKNGMGGRIEVTYGQADPCGGGKGRDGSSYHNDKVGDCYQVDMGTDPDSGYEAWTRYYKQLATKVVERDMVAGSPDVVHSYEFLGGPLWVNPVEFAEPGLSPDGSDWRGYGQVRTLKGSGSDPAGYTVTTQTFLRGSEQQVTNFDGTAITDVPLLQGQVLQEQTWQMTSLSPRAYTEIDSTRWEYTLQSTGNGPGTKDPALVLQTRERSRQKVTGGSWRYTDERTAYNSDGLPTRVNDYGQDGVAGDNSCTTTTYARNADSDQWLVDFPSVVEKRSGDDCTAGTLVGKTITLYDAGTDPATNKPSDGNPTEIRAYANASTISTTKATFDDYGRTLTSTDPLNKTTRTTYTPTVGWPKDGITVTNPLGHTTTARLSHTLGEPTSVTDANGKITETDYDALGRATAVWKPGQPRSGGTPSATASYDIPFSGGLGQPTAPIKTTVKQLLTGSGAQAQWITTHSYDDGLGRTRETQTASPGGGRIVIATTYDPRSLAEAVSEPVHNSQAPGSGLLNPALTSLPQWTKTLYDGLERPMASIAYHQGTELRRTTTTYPGTERTEVTPPVGGKTATVTDVFDRVVKVEEWADATAHADTSYGYDLSDNLTQMTDANGNVRTYTYDWLDRRTAAKDPDAGTSSYGYNAAGRQIWSIDGKGQKISTSYDDLGRRTAQWAGEPNTGIKLAEWTYDTLAKGKPDAATRYSGGQTYTQTVTGYDSDYRPTTTKVTIPAGEGALGGDYVFTTAYDVAGNLREQGLPAAGGLPAEKLTHSYTDLGFAKGLTSDLGGFTYVKDTTFTLTGKLASRMLGGNGQIKRVLERDPTTDWLSRVTTQTKADTATPDTIQDDRYSYTIGGNITRVLDAASAVSGTTDGQSECFTYDGLLRLKTAYTTTAGSCTGTGDAQGVDPYSQAYSYDKVGNLTSLTDNGQTATYTYPTAGASAVRPNAVTAITRPTGTDTYSYDNNGQLVARTVAGKQATFDWNEVGQLAKATIDGQQTSMVYDTDGERLLRRDPDGSTTLYLGGAMELRLASGQVTGKRYYTASDGSMIAMRDSGGVTWLLAGNHGSTQLAVNDTTGTVSRERYLPFGQRRGADDLPFTDRGFLGKTEDASTGLTYLGARYYDPTIAKFISTDPELDLRTPEWANPYSYAANNPIDQSDPDGRRVDAGGGSSDKSYGYSRSKKRPNANQNFAKTHHASGKKKTAREQKIHKKRHQKYEQQRRTRTRDQGRDAQIRDKKEAEVRLRQRERQAELCRRDPVHCGRGTVHENDDALNILLTVLTLGRGSKGGTSTGLPSTPKSGRSSVTSPRNGHLAGKQHPVTGVPFDKHGYPDFSKWRHPDVNDVNITPTGNRSKDFAAANKEAGLERTPEGYTWHHHQDYGRMQLIEKEVHSKTGHTGGFTMW, encoded by the coding sequence ATGCGTGGTCGTCGTCTGCGGATGCGGTTCGTGGTCTTCATCGTCGGCCTTGCGGCGATGGTGTTGCTCTCCAGTGTCGGGGTTCCTGATCAGCTGATCCAGTCCGCGGCGGCGGCCGCGCCTAATCCCGAGCAGTCGGTGGATGCTCGGCCGGTGCCGGCGAAAGAGGTGGCCAAGGGCGCGGAGGAGTCCGTACCAAAAGTGACGCGGAGGAAGCCGGTCTGGCCTAAGCCGGGCAAGGCCGAGGTGAGCGTGCCCGAGCCAGGCAAGCTGGCCGACGCCGGGACACTGCCGGTGCAGGTGGGCCAGGTCCAAGGCGCAAAGCTAGAGAAGGTCACGGTGGAGACGCTCGCCCCGGAGACCGCCCAGAAGCTGGGTGGCGTGGGCGTGGCAGCCCGACTGGCCCGGGCCGATGACGGGACGGGCCCGGGCAAGGTGCGGGCGGCGTTTTCCTACGCCGGTTTCCGCGATGCCTTCGGTGGTCAGTTCGTGAGCCGACTGCAGGTGGTGCGGCTGCCCGCGTGCGTACTGCAACAGCCTCGCCCCCGCTCCTGTGTGGTGCGGCCGACCGTAGTGCCCTCCGTCAACGACCTCAAGACCGGGACGCTGACCGCGCAAGTGGAGGCGGCTCCCGCCAACGCGGGACAGGCTACGGTCAAGACGCCGGCGTTGGGCAAGGACCGCAAGGCGGACGCGGTCAAGGCATCCGACACCATGCTGGCCGCGCAGTTGGCCGAGGGCTCGGTGTATCTGCTGGCGGGCAACCTGACCGGGCCGGACGGGAACTGGGGCGCCACCGACTTGAAGCCGTCTGGTACGTGGCAGGCGGGTACGTCTGGTGGCGGGTTCGATTACGACGTGCCGCTGCCGGAGCCGCCGTCGCCGGCCGGTAATGGCCCGGACCTGTCGCTGCAGTACAGCGCTTCGTCGGTGGACGGGCAGGGGTCGTGGACCAACAACCAGTCTGGTGTGGTCGGGGTTGGCTGGGATCTGAGCGCGGGGTTCATCGAGCGGCGCTATCGCCGCTGCACGGTGTGGACCTACTACGACGACAACACCGCCGAGCTCGTCTGGATCGCCGAGGAGAACAAAGCCGGCCGGGCGTATTGCTGGGAGTCGCCGGATCAGACCGACGAGGATTCCAGCACCAACGATCTGACGCAGTCGGAGCTGGTGCTGAGCGCGGGTGGCCGGTCGGCGCAGATCATCAAGGACCGCACCTCGGGGGCGTGGAAAACGGTCCCGGACTTCGGCTGGAAAATCGAGCAGGTGGCCGGGGGCGCGGACGGCAATGCGTACTGGAAGATCACCGACCGTGAGGGGCAGGTGTGGCGGTTCGGCTATACCAAGGCCGCCCAGTGGCAGGTCCCCTACGTCGGTGACGAGAACGGCGAGCCGTGCTTCGACCGCTACTGGAACAACTCCATCCCGCCGACCTGCACCGGGGTGTGGCGGTGGAACCTGGACCAGGAGGTCGACCGCAACGAGAACGTGATCGACTACTCCTACACCCGGGAGACCAACCACTTCTGCCTGCCCTCCTGCGTCGATGAGGTCTACGAAACGCTCCCGTATGACCGGGGCGGATTCCTGGCCTCGGTGTCGTGGGGGCACAACTCGCAGGTTGCCAGCAGTACGCCGACCGCGCGCACCACGTTCACCACCGTCGCCCGCGACGGCGACGACGTGCCTACCGACCTGCGATGCGACCAGGTTGCCGGGTGCGCCAACGACGCGATCGCGTTCTTCTCCACCCGTAAGCTCACCACCATCGGCACCGAGTCCCGCAACCCCACCTCTGGGGTGTGGGATCCGGTGGACCGGCTGGACTTCACCCACACCTGGGTTTACCAGCGCACCGACCAGGGGCTGCCGTTCGACTCGGCGATGTGGCTGGACACTGTTCAGCAGACCGGGCAGGCCGCCAGCCCGAATGTCGTCCTACCGCCGCTGGACTTCGATGCGGTGATGCTCGCCGGGAAGATGGACTACATCAACAACTCCGACTGGCCGGACCAGCTATCGTGGCGGATGGTGCCGCGCATCTCCGCGATCAAGAACGGGATGGGCGGCCGGATAGAAGTCACCTACGGCCAGGCGGACCCGTGTGGCGGTGGCAAGGGCCGCGACGGCTCCAGCTACCACAACGACAAGGTCGGGGACTGCTACCAGGTCGACATGGGCACCGACCCCGACTCCGGCTACGAGGCGTGGACCCGCTACTACAAACAGCTCGCGACCAAGGTGGTCGAGCGGGACATGGTGGCCGGTTCGCCGGATGTGGTGCACAGCTACGAGTTCCTGGGTGGCCCTCTGTGGGTCAACCCGGTCGAGTTCGCCGAGCCTGGCCTTTCTCCGGACGGTTCGGACTGGCGCGGTTACGGCCAGGTGCGCACCCTGAAGGGCTCGGGCAGCGACCCGGCTGGCTACACCGTTACTACGCAGACGTTCCTGCGCGGCAGCGAGCAGCAGGTCACGAACTTCGACGGCACCGCCATCACCGACGTGCCACTGCTGCAGGGGCAGGTGCTGCAGGAGCAGACCTGGCAGATGACCTCGCTCAGCCCGCGCGCCTACACCGAGATCGACTCCACCCGCTGGGAGTACACCCTCCAGAGCACCGGCAACGGCCCCGGCACCAAGGACCCGGCGCTCGTCCTGCAGACCCGCGAGCGGTCCCGGCAGAAGGTGACCGGCGGCAGCTGGCGCTACACCGACGAGCGGACCGCCTACAACAGCGACGGGCTGCCGACCAGGGTCAACGACTACGGCCAGGACGGGGTAGCCGGCGACAATTCCTGCACGACCACCACCTACGCTCGTAACGCCGACTCCGATCAGTGGCTGGTCGACTTTCCGTCGGTGGTGGAGAAACGCTCCGGCGACGACTGTACCGCAGGCACGCTGGTCGGCAAGACGATCACCCTGTACGACGCGGGCACCGACCCGGCCACCAACAAGCCCAGCGACGGCAACCCCACCGAGATCCGCGCCTACGCCAACGCGAGCACCATCTCCACCACCAAGGCCACCTTCGACGACTACGGCCGGACGCTAACCTCCACCGACCCGCTCAACAAGACCACCAGGACCACCTACACCCCGACCGTGGGCTGGCCCAAGGACGGCATCACCGTCACCAACCCGCTCGGCCACACCACCACTGCCCGCCTGTCGCACACCCTGGGCGAGCCGACCTCCGTCACCGACGCCAACGGCAAAATCACCGAGACCGACTACGACGCGCTCGGCCGTGCCACCGCGGTGTGGAAGCCGGGCCAGCCGCGCAGCGGCGGCACCCCCAGCGCCACCGCCTCCTACGACATCCCATTCAGCGGCGGGCTAGGCCAGCCCACCGCGCCGATCAAAACCACCGTCAAGCAGCTGCTAACCGGCAGCGGAGCCCAGGCCCAGTGGATCACCACGCACAGCTACGACGACGGTCTCGGCCGCACCCGGGAGACGCAGACCGCCTCACCGGGTGGCGGCCGGATCGTCATCGCCACCACCTACGACCCGCGTAGCCTGGCCGAGGCGGTCTCCGAGCCGGTACACAACAGCCAGGCGCCCGGTAGCGGGCTCCTCAACCCGGCGCTGACCAGCCTGCCACAGTGGACCAAGACGCTCTACGACGGGCTGGAACGGCCCATGGCATCGATCGCCTACCACCAGGGCACCGAACTGCGCCGCACCACCACCACCTACCCGGGAACCGAGCGCACCGAGGTAACCCCGCCGGTCGGCGGCAAGACCGCCACCGTCACCGACGTCTTCGACCGCGTCGTCAAGGTCGAAGAGTGGGCCGACGCGACCGCTCATGCCGACACCAGCTACGGCTACGACCTGAGCGACAACCTCACCCAGATGACGGACGCCAACGGCAACGTCCGCACCTACACCTACGACTGGCTGGACCGGCGCACCGCCGCCAAAGACCCGGACGCGGGCACCTCCAGCTACGGCTACAACGCAGCGGGCCGGCAGATCTGGAGCATCGACGGCAAGGGCCAGAAGATCTCCACCAGCTACGACGACCTCGGCCGCCGCACCGCCCAGTGGGCCGGCGAGCCGAACACCGGCATCAAGCTCGCCGAATGGACCTACGACACCCTCGCCAAGGGCAAGCCGGACGCAGCCACCCGCTACTCCGGCGGCCAGACCTACACCCAGACGGTCACCGGCTACGACAGCGACTACCGGCCCACCACCACCAAGGTCACCATTCCCGCTGGCGAGGGCGCGCTCGGCGGCGACTATGTCTTCACCACCGCCTATGACGTGGCCGGCAACCTTCGCGAGCAGGGCCTGCCCGCGGCCGGGGGCCTGCCTGCCGAAAAGCTCACCCACAGCTACACCGATCTCGGCTTCGCCAAGGGCCTGACCTCCGACCTGGGCGGCTTCACCTACGTCAAGGACACCACCTTCACCCTCACTGGCAAGCTGGCCAGCCGCATGCTGGGCGGCAACGGCCAGATCAAACGCGTCCTCGAGCGCGACCCCACCACCGACTGGCTCTCCCGCGTCACGACCCAGACCAAGGCCGACACCGCCACCCCGGACACCATCCAAGACGACCGCTACAGCTACACCATCGGCGGCAACATCACCCGGGTCCTGGATGCCGCCTCGGCCGTCTCTGGCACCACCGACGGCCAGTCCGAATGCTTCACCTACGACGGCCTGCTCCGCCTGAAGACGGCCTACACCACCACCGCGGGCTCGTGCACCGGCACCGGCGACGCCCAGGGCGTCGACCCCTACAGCCAGGCCTACAGCTACGACAAGGTCGGCAATCTCACCAGCCTGACCGACAACGGCCAGACCGCCACCTACACCTACCCCACCGCCGGCGCCAGCGCCGTCCGCCCGAACGCTGTCACTGCCATCACCCGCCCCACCGGCACCGACACCTACAGCTACGACAACAACGGCCAGCTTGTTGCCCGCACCGTGGCCGGCAAGCAGGCCACCTTCGACTGGAACGAAGTCGGCCAGCTGGCCAAAGCCACAATCGACGGCCAGCAGACCAGCATGGTCTACGACACCGACGGCGAACGCCTCCTTCGCCGCGACCCCGACGGCAGCACCACCCTCTACCTCGGCGGCGCCATGGAACTACGCCTGGCAAGCGGCCAGGTCACCGGCAAGCGCTACTACACCGCCAGCGACGGATCCATGATCGCCATGCGCGACAGCGGCGGCGTCACCTGGCTACTCGCCGGCAACCACGGAAGCACTCAACTGGCCGTCAACGACACCACCGGCACCGTCAGCCGCGAACGCTACCTCCCCTTCGGCCAACGCCGCGGCGCCGATGATCTGCCGTTCACCGACCGCGGCTTCCTCGGCAAGACCGAAGACGCCTCCACCGGCCTGACCTACCTCGGCGCCCGCTACTACGACCCCACCATCGCCAAGTTCATCTCCACCGACCCCGAACTCGACCTGCGCACCCCCGAATGGGCCAACCCCTACTCCTACGCCGCCAACAACCCCATCGACCAATCCGACCCCGACGGCCGCCGCGTCGATGCCGGCGGCGGCAGCAGCGACAAGAGCTACGGCTACTCCCGTAGCAAGAAACGCCCCAACGCCAACCAGAATTTCGCCAAAACCCACCACGCCAGCGGCAAAAAGAAGACCGCCCGCGAACAGAAGATCCACAAGAAGCGACACCAGAAGTACGAGCAACAGCGGAGGACTAGGACTCGCGACCAGGGCCGAGACGCGCAGATACGCGACAAGAAAGAAGCCGAAGTTAGACTTCGGCAGCGAGAACGACAGGCAGAGCTCTGCAGGCGTGATCCAGTCCACTGTGGCAGGGGGACTGTCCACGAGAACGATGACGCATTGAATATCCTGCTTACAGTGCTCACTCTCGGACGTGGCAGCAAGGGGGGGACCAGTACCGGACTTCCTTCTACACCTAAGTCCGGAAGGTCCTCGGTTACCTCACCCCGAAACGGACATTTGGCAGGAAAGCAGCATCCAGTCACCGGTGTCCCGTTTGATAAACACGGCTACCCAGACTTTTCTAAATGGCGTCATCCTGACGTGAATGACGTCAACATCACCCCCACCGGTAACCGCTCAAAGGATTTCGCTGCGGCCAATAAGGAAGCAGGCCTGGAACGTACCCCTGAAGGATATACATGGCACCATCATCAGGATTACGGGCGTATGCAGCTGATCGAAAAAGAAGTGCATTCAAAGACTGGTCACACCGGCGGCTTCACAATGTGGTAA
- a CDS encoding PQQ-dependent sugar dehydrogenase produces MPRTLRGLLAVLLVTALCASPAAAQAEPTPIDDPIPEKPAPSGLTLTLEEFASFPKTDTIPPPTDQRLVRWARINYLGELPDGSRRLYVNDLNGKLYFLDKSGGQPREYLDVGATFAPDFISGRGLGSGFGFAAFHPEFGQNGKLYTVHTEWGNALTTKTPDLPPQPGVRFHGVITEWTATDPKASTFSGTRREVLRLAFSGQIHGIQQIDFNPAARPGDEDYGLLYIAAGDGGRGVSSDDPQNLAVPHGKILRIDPSGTNGANGRYGIPAGNPFVSRPGALGEIYAYGMRDPHRFSWDPHAGNRLFLGHIGEHAIEAIYDVGAGDNLGWSEREGPFLFNKADRCHLYTLPDNDAEFGYTYPVAAYDHDPPPGHSCTSDSGHAVVGGFVYRGTKLPLLHGKYLFGDIVDGQVFFTIASQMREQTGRRATIHKPRLVDAAGKQVTMQDLAGHTRVDLRFGRDAAGELYVLSKANGKIWKVTKAGWTPPDVLPSLRDDLVAAYDFEHPVAGDPAKERDQGLSGTDITLVNGGAAMRVADRAYRGSTYALQTRQVGPATAGNDDWKAGIYGANGVPALRAFNAVQGVTIMGWFKMQGTGPAPNSNTADPADFFNAIGLAGVLSGNSQGHDVRALLELITVNGELRVVALARRVDGSSSQTFAAGQPWQEILPRDQWVFLAATFDFDTATMKLYRNGRPLDGFSTVAGDPWGVEGDPEPDVTSATDPRGIKIGGSYPQNTREQNPCDCRMDGLMFLDRVASPGEVRAQYELMR; encoded by the coding sequence ATGCCCAGAACCCTCCGAGGCCTGCTCGCCGTGCTGCTGGTGACCGCATTATGCGCGTCGCCGGCGGCCGCGCAGGCGGAGCCGACTCCGATCGACGACCCCATCCCCGAGAAGCCCGCCCCGTCCGGCCTCACGCTGACGCTCGAGGAATTCGCCTCGTTCCCGAAGACCGACACGATCCCGCCGCCGACCGACCAGCGCCTGGTCCGCTGGGCCAGGATCAACTACCTGGGCGAGCTTCCCGACGGCTCACGCCGCCTGTACGTCAACGACCTCAACGGCAAGCTCTACTTCCTGGACAAGAGCGGCGGCCAGCCGCGTGAGTACCTCGACGTCGGCGCCACGTTCGCGCCCGACTTCATCTCGGGACGCGGCCTCGGCAGCGGCTTCGGCTTCGCCGCCTTCCACCCGGAGTTCGGTCAGAACGGCAAGCTCTACACCGTCCACACCGAGTGGGGGAACGCGCTCACCACCAAGACCCCCGACCTGCCGCCCCAGCCCGGCGTCAGGTTCCACGGCGTGATCACCGAGTGGACGGCGACGGACCCGAAGGCGAGCACGTTCTCGGGGACCCGCAGAGAGGTGCTGAGGCTCGCCTTCTCCGGCCAGATCCACGGCATCCAGCAGATCGACTTCAACCCGGCCGCCCGCCCCGGCGACGAGGACTACGGCCTGCTCTACATCGCCGCCGGCGACGGTGGCCGCGGCGTCAGCAGCGACGATCCGCAGAACCTGGCCGTGCCGCACGGCAAGATCCTGCGCATCGACCCGTCCGGGACGAACGGCGCCAACGGCCGGTACGGCATCCCCGCCGGCAACCCGTTCGTGAGCCGGCCGGGCGCGCTCGGCGAGATCTACGCCTATGGCATGCGCGACCCGCACCGCTTCAGCTGGGACCCGCACGCCGGCAACCGCCTGTTCCTGGGCCACATCGGTGAGCACGCGATCGAGGCCATCTACGACGTCGGCGCGGGGGACAACCTGGGCTGGAGCGAGCGCGAAGGGCCGTTCCTGTTCAACAAGGCCGACCGTTGCCATCTCTACACGCTGCCGGACAACGACGCCGAGTTCGGCTACACGTATCCGGTGGCGGCCTACGACCACGACCCGCCGCCCGGTCACTCCTGCACGTCCGACAGCGGTCACGCGGTCGTCGGCGGGTTCGTCTACCGCGGTACGAAGCTGCCGCTGCTGCACGGGAAATACCTGTTCGGCGACATCGTGGACGGCCAGGTGTTCTTCACGATCGCCTCGCAGATGAGGGAGCAGACCGGCCGCCGGGCCACCATCCACAAGCCGCGACTGGTGGACGCCGCCGGCAAGCAGGTCACCATGCAGGACCTGGCCGGCCACACCCGGGTGGACCTGCGTTTCGGGCGCGACGCCGCCGGTGAGCTGTATGTGTTGTCGAAGGCCAACGGCAAGATCTGGAAGGTCACGAAGGCCGGGTGGACACCGCCAGACGTGCTGCCGAGCCTGCGTGACGACCTGGTGGCGGCGTACGACTTCGAGCACCCGGTGGCCGGTGACCCGGCCAAGGAGCGCGACCAGGGTCTGTCCGGCACCGACATCACGCTGGTCAACGGCGGCGCGGCCATGCGCGTGGCCGACCGCGCTTACCGGGGCAGCACGTACGCGCTGCAGACCCGCCAGGTCGGGCCCGCCACGGCAGGCAACGACGACTGGAAGGCCGGGATCTACGGCGCGAACGGCGTGCCGGCCCTGCGGGCGTTCAACGCCGTGCAGGGCGTGACCATCATGGGCTGGTTCAAGATGCAGGGCACCGGGCCCGCGCCCAACTCCAACACCGCCGACCCGGCCGACTTCTTCAACGCGATCGGCCTGGCCGGAGTGCTGAGCGGCAACTCGCAGGGCCATGACGTCAGGGCGCTCCTGGAGCTGATCACCGTGAACGGCGAGCTGCGCGTGGTGGCGCTGGCCCGCCGCGTGGACGGCAGCAGCTCACAGACGTTCGCGGCCGGCCAGCCGTGGCAGGAGATCCTGCCACGGGACCAGTGGGTGTTCCTCGCCGCGACGTTCGACTTCGACACCGCGACGATGAAGCTCTACCGGAACGGCCGGCCGCTCGACGGCTTCTCCACCGTCGCCGGCGACCCGTGGGGCGTCGAAGGCGACCCCGAGCCCGACGTCACCTCGGCGACCGACCCCCGCGGCATCAAGATCGGTGGCAGCTACCCGCAGAACACCAGGGAGCAGAACCCGTGCGACTGCCGCATGGACGGGTTGATGTTCCTGGACCGGGTGGCGTCACCAGGCGAGGTCAGAGCGCAGTACGAGCTGATGCGGTAA